From Fibrobacter succinogenes, a single genomic window includes:
- a CDS encoding FISUMP domain-containing protein, which produces MKQKILICSIATACLLAACGDDTTTGPSTNSSGTSQISSSSTTDNQTSSSIGSSVSNKISSSSIAQSSSSKGTYTSSASTKGFPANYNQETGILTDERDGEAYKTAKIGEQIWMAQGLRYLPKDLAEGCDFLWVDETEEPEQLATYGRHYSWLGATRIPCDYMSKTISFGSGDFPLPHQGACPKGWHIPSIDEWKKIAETVDNHINKLLSTEWVSGGYTGTDEYGFNVLKPQNGNDFIEFITLDNSNKKGYTMVFNDWTSMATMETNLPLKDVENIYLRCLMD; this is translated from the coding sequence ATGAAACAAAAAATTTTAATTTGCAGCATAGCAACCGCATGCCTTTTAGCGGCTTGCGGCGATGATACAACCACAGGTCCGAGCACAAACAGTTCCGGCACCTCCCAAATTTCAAGCTCCTCAACAACAGACAATCAGACATCTTCATCAATTGGAAGCAGTGTTTCAAACAAAATTTCCAGTAGTTCAATTGCACAAAGCAGTTCCAGCAAAGGAACCTACACAAGTAGCGCAAGTACAAAAGGTTTCCCAGCTAATTACAATCAGGAAACTGGAATTTTAACAGACGAGCGCGATGGAGAAGCTTACAAGACCGCTAAAATCGGTGAGCAGATTTGGATGGCGCAAGGCCTACGTTATCTACCCAAAGACCTGGCAGAAGGCTGTGATTTTTTATGGGTCGATGAGACAGAAGAACCAGAGCAATTGGCTACATACGGGAGACATTATTCATGGTTAGGAGCAACAAGAATCCCCTGCGATTACATGTCTAAAACCATTTCCTTTGGTAGCGGAGATTTTCCCCTACCGCATCAAGGTGCATGTCCAAAAGGATGGCATATCCCAAGCATTGATGAATGGAAAAAAATTGCAGAAACAGTTGACAACCACATAAACAAGTTATTATCTACAGAATGGGTCAGTGGAGGCTACACAGGAACAGACGAATATGGATTCAACGTTCTTAAGCCACAAAATGGTAATGACTTTATTGAATTCATCACACTCGATAATTCAAACAAAAAAGGTTACACCATGGTTTTCAACGATTGGACATCCATGGCAACAATGGAAACAAATCTTCCGTTAAAAGACGTTGAAAATATTTATCTCCGTTGCCTAATGGACTAG
- a CDS encoding RHS repeat domain-containing protein produces the protein MNTLIRNFVQSVLFSALVSLSLADEPEQISQPRYDDHDVHYGLPGWETDMDYAGNSAVLPQQGAFLHVSLKNPRYTSLKMKYAGEEYDEVTVTSTGRVYFGHLPDGYDVSEEARGRIPYFDPNSKPMRPVPGSSDVRVRWKNFFPETGYAVLEIGPFRIDGFDNNVSYQVFLYTDGEIQFQPWVNWGANAAYTFYQQYEHPLLDRLYSRNIVNPVLYNGGHLIRSDYKIMTRSTAEPILYNGQLRPGWIAKSFEGKNVIFNQGTSGVEVYFGTENAAGGLFAYDHSREHPIVGSFNYVSVEAYSISYGTGNTAESAVPVFFWYFGTDNGDLIKDAHTANYPYFRDGFHLEQRWPVVAQENLYRDGYYRPTVAAGDSVPYQNKFGYSNSHAVIWPAAYMDSWRVRTDGRLPETKAVAFKFQTWDVAKNRAIVFRTIKYGLRQSRSVQFLPPVTHTLSFASDGLSYMKGVNFSGKLPYEFVDGASLSAKIVPAPGDTIEEVLLNNVSFYRLDGTVPQNVNVVPVGDGTVDVNLTDLTFDVHVTVSSKKCGTRVLPAVNPSYVKTEVFIDPTDASRKLESYAVKDGLGRVVQTQTNLGNGNFNVNATYLDDFDNVEFAPLSYLSPKNSFAYEDMYCKQCIVKSSAYYNGDDDLDKQQAFGVPYAKEDRHYGEANGVTNDVSGLAEASYALSQNSAMQWVIPLKTPDVSNFVVENQLEADVLTEKYHTAQKNIVDDNSSVENWTEYNYKLVVNRSAEGVFTQEIYDANGNILYVWAKSGDHVVISRTNYNADNQVVSTDISVDNSPYILATTYTYDAVGRVKTVTTPDKGTVVSMYDADGNMRFTRGARQQALSEKLGCSGNYFSTVEYDAKGRVTKTGEVHCGHSFSDSVTAVPDSKLYILSEKFYGKPTVAELLSTHVTTDTDLLQNILDSMEGILPNDVGAVVSYDGSRVRSDAMIRANSLKMSSYNRLGQKVKQWTIYGVDGAPATQASFSYNTSGELFSTETAEWKNGSWSRISNLVNDYDELGRLKSVLENGDSLMRVDYTVAGTLLKKVFFDKGSLVYNMTYAKDIYGRTTRVDYKDASDKILYSETAMYPSVVSSRLAIAQHVWDGFSSIESYTYDKQGHLTGYESDNALIGSGAYGYDGLGRLTSKQEGDTSVSYIYNNALFRPLAMNVNGGATTAYYVYDPSGNVWIDKNSKNTYTINALGLPSKVRLFSDEPVVTFDQVNSMDNLNGEIGHTDMAYDEGGVRIWTKFVVGAPFHKTEVTYPGVGQYTYSGQYRSDNLELTRIELLGGGFRMGLNGEALFPIKDLQGSIRGYVNKSGLRSAFGYRPYGTTVALGRYNSDSDERWQGKKFDEEHDKYYFGARYYDPFFGMWMSPDPAGQFANPYSYGGDPLNYIDPTGMWALGLGLVIGYDSNHGWSIGVGAAAEIGDIGIDASFSFNQDGSKSFNLSANASIPVFNTGLWLNAGLGFNLNSYTGASFSRSAGVCYGASSAACAGVEVGQGFSWDRSGGFNGMTVYAEAYVTYAGVRTSVGYEHGFFGAEGRGLYAGIGGYGLHAELSQNGGASWGFSKQFNALKYERRESMDYTNIDLLGFNVFFETDLWVDGMWTDDENLRYHLNHIPNDNDDKLFSFGAHGNQYVLGATVEGKTIMTPEEFAKRLKNKEFYYKGEATIKLYSCETGKGGKNSFAQKLANEMGVTVIAPTTKVHFKDVGDGKSSATLKNHGKWKTFKPQPVKK, from the coding sequence ATGAATACACTTATAAGAAACTTTGTCCAGTCGGTACTTTTCTCCGCCCTTGTATCCTTGTCCCTGGCCGACGAGCCCGAGCAAATCAGCCAGCCGAGGTATGATGATCATGACGTTCATTACGGCCTTCCGGGATGGGAAACGGATATGGACTATGCCGGCAATAGCGCCGTGCTTCCGCAACAGGGAGCGTTCCTTCATGTCTCGCTGAAAAACCCCCGCTATACGTCGCTGAAAATGAAGTACGCGGGCGAGGAATACGACGAGGTTACCGTGACCAGCACGGGACGCGTGTATTTCGGACATTTGCCCGATGGTTACGATGTCTCGGAAGAGGCCCGCGGACGGATACCCTATTTCGACCCGAACTCGAAACCGATGCGGCCCGTGCCAGGTTCATCTGACGTGCGTGTGCGTTGGAAGAACTTCTTCCCCGAAACCGGCTATGCCGTTTTGGAAATAGGTCCTTTCAGAATAGACGGGTTTGACAACAATGTGTCGTATCAGGTATTCCTGTATACCGATGGCGAAATCCAGTTCCAGCCGTGGGTGAACTGGGGGGCGAATGCCGCGTATACGTTCTACCAGCAATATGAACATCCTCTACTGGATCGTTTGTATTCCCGTAATATTGTAAATCCGGTCCTCTACAATGGCGGTCATTTGATAAGGTCCGATTACAAGATCATGACTCGCTCTACTGCGGAACCGATCCTGTATAACGGGCAGTTGCGCCCGGGGTGGATTGCCAAGTCGTTCGAAGGCAAGAACGTCATCTTCAATCAGGGAACGTCCGGTGTCGAGGTGTATTTCGGTACGGAAAACGCGGCCGGTGGCCTCTTTGCCTACGACCATTCCCGTGAACACCCCATTGTCGGGAGTTTCAACTATGTGTCCGTGGAGGCGTATTCGATTTCCTATGGAACGGGCAATACGGCCGAGAGTGCTGTTCCTGTATTCTTCTGGTATTTCGGTACGGATAACGGGGACTTGATAAAGGATGCGCATACCGCCAACTATCCCTATTTCCGTGATGGTTTCCATCTTGAACAGCGTTGGCCGGTTGTTGCTCAGGAAAACTTGTACAGGGATGGATATTACCGTCCGACTGTTGCTGCGGGTGATTCTGTTCCGTATCAGAACAAGTTCGGTTACTCCAATAGCCATGCCGTGATTTGGCCCGCTGCCTATATGGATTCCTGGAGGGTTCGTACTGACGGCCGCCTTCCGGAAACGAAGGCCGTTGCGTTCAAGTTCCAGACCTGGGACGTCGCAAAGAATCGAGCGATTGTTTTCAGGACTATCAAGTATGGCCTGCGCCAGTCGCGTTCCGTGCAGTTCCTGCCTCCGGTAACGCATACGCTCTCTTTCGCGTCTGACGGTCTTAGCTACATGAAGGGTGTCAATTTCAGCGGAAAGCTCCCGTACGAATTCGTTGACGGAGCTAGCCTTTCCGCCAAGATTGTTCCCGCCCCGGGCGATACGATTGAGGAAGTCTTGCTTAACAATGTCTCGTTCTATAGGTTGGACGGTACTGTTCCGCAGAATGTGAATGTAGTCCCTGTCGGTGACGGTACTGTGGACGTGAATCTTACCGACCTGACTTTTGATGTACACGTGACCGTAAGTTCCAAGAAATGCGGTACCAGGGTTTTGCCTGCAGTTAATCCGTCCTACGTTAAGACCGAGGTGTTCATCGATCCCACGGATGCGTCGAGAAAGCTTGAATCGTACGCGGTGAAGGATGGTCTTGGCCGAGTTGTTCAGACACAGACTAATCTCGGTAACGGAAATTTCAACGTGAACGCAACATATCTGGACGACTTCGATAATGTCGAGTTTGCCCCGTTGTCGTATCTTTCTCCCAAGAACTCGTTTGCCTATGAGGACATGTACTGCAAGCAGTGCATAGTGAAATCCTCGGCTTATTACAATGGCGACGACGACTTGGACAAACAGCAGGCCTTTGGTGTCCCGTATGCCAAGGAAGACCGTCATTACGGAGAGGCCAACGGCGTGACTAATGACGTTTCCGGCTTGGCAGAAGCATCGTATGCTTTGAGCCAGAATTCCGCAATGCAGTGGGTCATTCCGCTGAAGACTCCTGATGTTTCTAATTTCGTCGTTGAAAATCAGCTCGAGGCCGATGTTCTGACGGAAAAATATCATACAGCGCAGAAGAATATAGTCGATGATAATTCCAGTGTTGAAAACTGGACCGAATATAACTACAAGCTTGTCGTGAACCGTTCGGCTGAGGGCGTGTTTACTCAGGAAATATATGATGCTAACGGCAATATCTTGTATGTTTGGGCCAAGTCCGGCGACCATGTTGTAATCTCGAGGACGAATTACAATGCGGACAACCAGGTTGTGTCCACGGATATTTCTGTGGATAACAGCCCGTACATCCTGGCAACGACCTATACCTACGATGCTGTTGGTCGCGTCAAGACTGTTACGACGCCCGACAAGGGAACTGTCGTAAGTATGTATGATGCTGATGGCAATATGCGTTTCACTCGTGGCGCACGTCAGCAAGCTTTATCCGAGAAACTAGGTTGTAGCGGCAATTACTTCTCCACGGTTGAGTATGATGCTAAAGGTAGGGTGACGAAGACCGGTGAAGTTCATTGTGGGCATTCTTTTTCGGATTCTGTTACTGCCGTTCCTGATAGCAAGTTGTATATTCTTTCGGAGAAGTTTTACGGAAAGCCGACTGTAGCTGAACTTTTGTCCACGCATGTGACAACTGATACGGACCTGTTGCAGAATATCCTCGATTCGATGGAAGGGATTCTTCCGAATGACGTGGGTGCGGTTGTGTCCTATGATGGTAGCCGTGTGCGTTCCGATGCGATGATTAGGGCGAATAGTCTCAAGATGTCCTCATACAATCGTCTAGGGCAAAAAGTCAAGCAATGGACTATCTATGGCGTAGATGGAGCTCCTGCAACGCAGGCGTCCTTTAGCTACAATACATCTGGTGAACTATTCTCCACAGAGACCGCAGAATGGAAAAATGGTTCATGGAGTAGAATTTCTAATTTGGTTAATGATTATGATGAATTAGGTCGATTGAAATCGGTTCTTGAAAATGGTGATAGTCTTATGCGAGTTGACTATACTGTAGCAGGGACTCTCTTGAAAAAAGTGTTCTTTGATAAAGGTAGCCTTGTTTACAACATGACTTATGCAAAGGATATTTATGGTCGTACAACTCGCGTAGATTACAAAGACGCTTCTGATAAGATTTTGTATTCTGAAACAGCGATGTATCCATCAGTTGTCTCTAGTCGTCTCGCCATTGCGCAGCACGTATGGGATGGCTTCAGTTCTATCGAAAGTTACACATATGATAAGCAGGGGCATCTTACTGGCTATGAGTCTGATAATGCTTTGATTGGTAGTGGGGCCTATGGTTATGATGGACTTGGTCGGCTTACGTCAAAGCAGGAGGGCGATACCTCGGTTTCCTATATTTACAATAATGCCCTGTTTAGGCCGTTGGCAATGAATGTGAATGGCGGGGCTACAACCGCATATTATGTTTATGATCCGTCAGGTAATGTGTGGATTGACAAAAATTCCAAGAACACATATACGATAAATGCACTTGGGCTTCCGAGTAAGGTGAGATTGTTCTCCGATGAACCTGTGGTTACGTTTGATCAAGTCAATAGCATGGATAATCTCAATGGTGAAATCGGTCATACGGACATGGCTTACGACGAGGGGGGGGTGCGAATCTGGACAAAGTTTGTCGTTGGCGCACCGTTCCACAAAACTGAAGTGACGTATCCGGGAGTCGGTCAATATACGTATTCTGGTCAGTATCGTTCGGATAATCTTGAACTTACTCGCATTGAACTACTTGGTGGCGGATTCCGTATGGGATTGAACGGAGAGGCTTTGTTCCCGATTAAGGATTTACAGGGAAGTATTCGCGGTTATGTGAATAAGTCCGGTCTCAGGAGTGCCTTTGGATATCGTCCTTACGGAACAACTGTTGCTCTTGGTCGTTACAATTCTGATAGCGATGAACGTTGGCAGGGTAAGAAGTTTGATGAGGAACATGACAAGTACTATTTCGGTGCTCGTTATTATGACCCGTTCTTCGGAATGTGGATGAGTCCGGATCCTGCAGGACAGTTTGCGAATCCGTATAGCTATGGTGGCGACCCTCTGAACTACATTGACCCGACAGGCATGTGGGCTCTTGGTCTAGGTCTTGTTATTGGCTACGATAGTAATCATGGTTGGAGTATTGGTGTAGGGGCTGCTGCTGAAATTGGTGATATTGGCATTGATGCATCCTTCAGTTTCAATCAGGATGGTTCAAAGTCTTTCAATTTAAGCGCGAATGCTAGCATTCCTGTGTTCAATACTGGTTTGTGGCTGAATGCGGGGCTTGGCTTCAACTTGAATTCCTATACGGGAGCTTCGTTCAGTCGTAGTGCCGGTGTATGCTATGGTGCTTCTAGCGCTGCTTGCGCTGGTGTGGAAGTTGGACAGGGCTTCAGCTGGGATCGTAGCGGTGGATTTAACGGCATGACTGTCTATGCGGAAGCCTATGTGACTTATGCGGGAGTACGAACCTCTGTTGGCTATGAACACGGATTCTTCGGTGCTGAAGGACGCGGCTTGTATGCTGGAATAGGCGGCTATGGCCTGCATGCGGAATTGTCGCAGAATGGAGGTGCTAGTTGGGGATTTAGTAAGCAGTTTAATGCGTTGAAATATGAAAGAAGGGAATCGATGGATTATACAAACATTGATTTGCTTGGATTTAATGTGTTTTTTGAAACCGATTTATGGGTTGATGGAATGTGGACTGATGACGAGAATTTGAGATATCATTTGAATCATATTCCTAATGATAACGATGACAAGTTGTTTTCATTTGGTGCTCATGGAAATCAATATGTACTTGGTGCTACGGTGGAAGGCAAAACTATAATGACCCCTGAAGAATTTGCAAAAAGATTAAAAAATAAGGAATTCTACTATAAAGGGGAAGCGACAATTAAATTGTATTCATGTGAAACGGGTAAGGGTGGAAAAAACTCATTTGCACAGAAATTAGCTAATGAAATGGGAGTTACCGTAATTGCTCCTACGACAAAAGTTCATTTTAAAGATGTGGGTGATGGTAAAAGTTCAGCTACGCTCAAAAATCATGGAAAATGGAAAACTTTTAAGCCTCAACCTGTAAAAAAATAA
- a CDS encoding helix-turn-helix domain-containing protein — protein sequence MYKKHTENEWTAALELYQKYYGPAQISRQTGIPKRQIERRIQQYRDTGVWLVERKPYTRSTPALKRMAVDAVLKHRLSYGETTIRYGISFSCLQSWLRKFRHGGQEELFATRPKGRPPQMGRPKKARKEPQTELEKALRELELLRAENALLKKVKALVEERIAQEQGNGR from the coding sequence ATGTATAAGAAACACACAGAAAATGAATGGACAGCCGCTCTAGAGCTTTACCAAAAGTATTATGGGCCAGCACAAATTTCTAGACAGACAGGAATACCAAAACGCCAGATTGAGCGAAGAATCCAGCAATATCGCGACACGGGAGTGTGGCTGGTCGAAAGGAAGCCTTATACCAGGTCCACGCCTGCATTGAAACGGATGGCTGTTGACGCAGTGCTCAAGCATAGACTATCTTATGGCGAAACCACCATAAGATACGGCATAAGCTTCAGCTGCCTGCAATCCTGGCTTCGCAAGTTCAGGCACGGCGGCCAAGAAGAACTTTTCGCCACAAGACCCAAAGGCAGGCCACCACAAATGGGACGTCCCAAGAAAGCTAGGAAGGAACCTCAGACAGAACTTGAAAAGGCTTTGAGGGAGCTCGAACTGCTCCGAGCCGAGAACGCCCTGTTAAAAAAAGTGAAAGCCTTAGTCGAGGAAAGAATCGCCCAAGAACAAGGGAATGGGCGATAG
- a CDS encoding IS3 family transposase — MAINELRQEFRLEDLLTLKGMARSTFFYHLHQKPDRYAEERKRIRTLHALHKGRYGYRRITAQLRNEGFKINRKTVYRLMRELGLKNVRRKCRYRSYKGEVGKTAPNRLKRNFNTKAPNRKWTTDVTQINIGADKCYLSPIFDMYNGEIVSYTILDHPDLKMVMDMLDKAYAKGYKWKRLILYSDQCWHYQHANYQASLKEHWIIQSMSRKGNCLDNAMMENFFGIMKSELLYPNTFRDMNHFKQELRKYIEYYNNDRIKLRLKGMSPVQYWTHNSILS, encoded by the coding sequence ATAGCCATCAACGAACTAAGGCAGGAATTTAGGCTTGAGGATCTCCTGACCCTCAAGGGTATGGCTCGTTCCACCTTTTTCTACCACCTGCATCAAAAGCCGGACCGCTACGCGGAGGAACGCAAGCGGATTAGAACTTTGCATGCCCTGCACAAGGGTCGCTACGGCTATCGCCGCATAACCGCCCAGCTGAGGAACGAAGGCTTCAAGATCAACCGTAAGACAGTGTACAGGCTCATGCGGGAACTCGGCCTGAAGAACGTGCGGAGGAAATGCAGGTACCGTTCCTACAAGGGCGAGGTCGGCAAGACGGCTCCAAACAGGCTCAAGCGCAACTTCAACACGAAGGCGCCCAACAGGAAGTGGACTACCGACGTGACGCAGATAAACATCGGAGCGGACAAGTGCTACCTGTCGCCAATATTCGACATGTACAACGGAGAAATCGTCAGCTACACAATATTGGACCATCCGGACCTGAAGATGGTCATGGACATGCTCGACAAGGCCTACGCCAAAGGGTATAAATGGAAGCGGCTGATACTCTACTCCGACCAGTGCTGGCACTACCAACATGCGAACTATCAGGCATCCCTGAAGGAACACTGGATCATCCAGAGCATGAGCCGCAAGGGCAACTGCCTGGACAACGCCATGATGGAGAACTTCTTCGGGATAATGAAGTCGGAACTACTCTATCCGAATACCTTCAGGGACATGAACCACTTCAAGCAGGAACTGAGAAAATATATCGAATACTATAATAACGACCGGATAAAACTGCGTCTAAAAGGAATGAGCCCGGTACAATACTGGACTCATAACTCAATTTTATCCTAA